GTCAATCAGAAGTTAATGAacccattaggccaaaaaaaaaatattgttgtgttgccctcaagtggaaaaatgggaaatttgggtaggacggtcggattattaatttttttttttttttttttttttttttaaaccttcagttttttaaaatcccctcaaatattaaataatgcttgttcaattaggggacatttgtcaattttgacttctggatacctgttagacaacaattaaagacttgtcttacaataaaatattaattttaagtgaaagacattgagtttttgaacaaacctgtaaaaatcatcattaaaaaaaaaaaaaaaaaaaattacgaccctgatttttcaggatttagggtcggacggttgagggcaacacaacaaaaaattttttggccttaCCTTAATCTATCCACCTTACCACAAATTGTTTAACAATAATGTTTGTATATGTTTTCTTACCATGTAGATGGAGCAGGAGGGAACAAGAAAACAGCAACTGATAAAAACACAGCTAAGTTGGACAGGGAAACAGAAGAACTTCACCGTAAGTACTTGTTATGGTAATGacttgaaatgggctattccacccctatggaagacatgatctaaaATCACAGGGgacttgtgaatttcaaatgtgttgtctgaatgggtgactccatttgacatctacgCCCCCTGTGTCATGTCTTAAGTAAAgatggatgtatggatttcaaatggaattgcccaattgttacacgatctggtccaagggggccaaaggaggcatttttgaaaattgagttactataattgttacattatacatacaataggctatcattttactgaaaacaccaaaggtctagcacttTTGGTtctttttgatgtctattttcttatgtattttattgtttttttactccatatttttacctttatctcagtttcaaatttgcagcatttggcccccatggaccagatcgtgtcacaattatgaTTTATGTGAGCACAATATTTACTTCTGattgttgtattttatttacacaatattttgGGAGCTGACATGGGCTATATGGTTTTTGGTACAATTTTGTTCCAGTGATAAATTGTTATTGACAATTCATCATAAAATCCATTTCAATAATATTTGGAAATTCTGCACACCCCCTGCAAGATAATCCTGCAGATGGGCCTATTGGCAAGTCATGTAACAAAACACAGAATATTCACATGCTTACTATTATTCACCTGCatggtgtagatttaaaatggagccACCTATCCAGGTAACCCTAGTTGGAATTCATATtcctgtgtggatttcaactggaatagctcggTAGATCTCATTGAATAACAGTTGAAAGGATATACAATAATGATTGAATTCTCACAAATTCTCACTGCTGTGTGATTTTGTTTAATCACAAGAATTTGATTCATGGATCTCTATTTCAATAATCAATTATTTGCAGATTGAGCTTCACATAAAAATTTATTTATATCTGCCCATGTAAACTATCAATGCAACGCCATACCCTGTTTTCAATGCAACTGAATAATAGAGTTAGTTACATCATATTTGCTCCCCATGTTCAGATGACCGTGTTCCACTGGAAGTAGGGAAGTTGATTCAGCGTGGACGTCAAGATAAGGAGATGACACAGAAGGACCTGGCAACAGTAAGTTGAACTTATTATGGTTTGCTTTTAAACTAAccattatggaccacaatggtatcatcccaatggcatagttcaataacctcaataaaacaatcatagtgcaaaatctCTAGTTGCAgagtttttgtacacaaattttcaaaggtcattcaatgaatgtacaaatgtattggggttaaagaactgtgccctgatagatgagcatgttgtagatcctagtgaACCCATCAGGAGCTTGTACTAGTACACGGTCCAATTTGCGTTGTGGCTGGGTGGCCTGAAACAATAGATTTTGCGTAAGGGCTAGTAAGTAAACATTAAAAATGCTGACCCGGTGAGCCAGTAGATTTTTAAGATGATATGAGACAcaagatacaaattcaaagtgaaTGACATTTGGGACACATTTTATGGTCTACCCGTGTATAATatatattgttattttttattttttgtttacaaataCTTAATTAAAATTCAGCGGATATTATGACTCCTATCAATGATTTCATGAATACTTCTCGGTGCAAAattaattaaagagtttaacttaaTCACTTCACTATTTtcactcacctggaacgttttttTGCAAGGTCAACTAGCGTTTTCAGCAGGTGGTGATGCAGTGATGATATCTTGTTTACAATAGGGATAGTCCAGTCAAGTTGGCTTAAATATTGTGCCCTAAAATGTTGTAATTTCTATTTCAGAGAATCAACGAGAAGCCTCAGGTCATCAATGATTACGAAGCTGGCAGAGCCATACCTAATCAGCAAGTCCTCGCAAAGATTGAGAGAGTCATTGGTAAGAATGTTATCCATATTTCATCATGTTAGTTTAACAAAGTTATATTCACGACAGCGGACATCTTTGCACTGTGTAAACCATAACTTTTGCATTCCAACATGTCCACAGAATCGAGGAAATGTCAGCTTGATTGACAATTTACAAGTATTGGAAGCCGTCAATAGTGGCGGCACCAAGAATTTTTTTGAGGGGAGgggaatttaatttaatttgttttcctggtgatttataaaattaagcgGAAGTGATGAGTTACCTAACACAAATAtttatgtttttattcgttcaatggaaagaatatttcatttggtgaaatatggactggTACATTCAACTCTGCAAAGAAAAGCCtctttgaatggaacagtccatatttcacctcgtaaaaatattcttaccattgtactcaaaaacattcaatatttgcataataacaataatagtaaatagatgcatttgtaggattgtagataaataattcaaactttttagcttgacaaatccattaaatgattactcacgactttagctttcgccatcagggctgatggcttgatcacaagtgaataggtccactgcttttccgctaaacggcttgttgacatttccggaagtgaagatgtttttgttttgagcagtggatcgcaTTACACGTGATCGAGAGATCTGAGACCTTAAATCGCGGTTGATAGCTTTGGCCCCCTTTTTGCGAATGTAGATTGCTTCCCTAATTCTCCTGCTGAAGGCATTTGAGTCCTTGTCGAGTATAGACGCCCTCTCCCATTCTATGATATGATTTTCTttcgggaaatgtcaacaagccgtttcgcgggaaaagcagtggacctattcacttgtgatcaagccatcagccctgatggcgaaagctaaagtcgtgagtaatcatttaatggatttgtcaagctaaaaagtttgaattaataacaataatagttTTGTCAATGTTGTCAATGTATGTTTATGTGAGCCACTCTATGAAGATGATCTGTTCTGTTTTTTTGCAGGGATGAAGTTACGGGGAAAGGAGAAAGGCCAGCCTCTGCAACCCAAAGGCAAGAAGAAATGAAACCATGTGAGCATGGCTAACCAATACACATGTATAATATTCAGACATATCAAGCTGATAACATTGTTTAATTGTGTTAATATTATTTCTTTCATggcaatttttttcttcacatacCATTTTTGAGTTGGTGCTTCCCAAATCATGATTTTAAATGGTAGGATTTTTGCTTTGATCAGAGGTTATAAGCAAATTGGTTTTGTTGATATTCTAGGACTTGGGTATGTGTAGTGTTTGTCTCTTTATTAGTAATGTTTATTGGACTCCTTAAGGACtcagatagcaatgttttcatgtattttttgtgggacctgagagcacatgagacatatcgagttgcattttgaaaacgaggaatacccttctgatatcaaataattttgattttctgaaattcgcaatataaagcattatggcaaatgattaaaaatttatatttttgaaatttaacagtccttgaagtaaattgtattaatctaatgatgtgtacttaaagtatatgtagctgggatgaaaagccatccatcatataaaaatgttgaccttttgtattgaagatatagatttttttcctaaaacaccaaaatttttttaggtcttttggagaaaaaaatgtatatcttcaatatgaaaggtcaaaattttcaattgatggtcgaaTTTTTTAACCTAACTACATACACTTAAGTacctatcattagatttataaagtttaatttgaggacttaaatatcaaaaatatcaaatgttaataatttgccataaaattggtattacatcgcaaatttcaaaaaatgtatttgatatcagaaggacattcctcatattcagaatacaaattgatgtcagatgtgctctcatttcccatgaaaaataatactgtgcaaacatagCTATCCGATGCCTTAACATCTTAACATACATTCATGGCGCCATATAGTTGTGGAGAATGGAGATAAGTGCCTGTTTCTAAAATGAGGGATAGATATAACAGGGGGTAAAAGATAAAAAAGGGGTAAAGGTAGCAAGTTCTCTTGTTATATAACCTTTGATCAAAGTTTGGTTCTCTAGGATATGCAGATACTATTGGTTGCCCCATGCTTGCTCAGGAAAAGCAAGAAAAAAACTTTTGTCTGGTGCTGCATTCCGTGAAGCTGAAGGCAGAACATAATAATTATATGGCAGATTGACACAATACCATTATGTAGATACATCATACGTGTATTTTCCGGTGCTTTAAGGATGAGTAAGAAAGTGAGAAGTAATTGTGTAAATGTCTTGAGGTTTGAATCCCATGCTTgcatattcccttgctttttttagTTGGGTTCTGCATCAGCTGGGATTTCATTTtctgttgtcttgtttaattacaCACGTTGGGTTGGTTAATAATTGTTCACCGTTTCCAAAATCGTATtggtaattattattttgttgctATTAATCACCCAAAAAGCCATGTGTAATCAAAATCAGCTCTTGTTATAAAAGTAATCAATAAATCCTTCCTATGCCCATACAACAATGTATGTAGCACCAGAACATACAGTGCTGTAGGCACTTTGCTGTGTTTCTTGAATAAGTAGGGAGCAGCTAGACGGTATGTACATTATCTAGAAGGTACAATCATATTTTATCCATATTGTTTAAGCCAGTTTATGCAAAAAAATTTATATCATGTAATCCTCTATCTCAAGAAAATAAGAATTATTAATATCCCATTTGTAAATTTCTGAATGAATTTCAACAGTGTAACTGTCCAAGTTATGCATGTTATTAAGGATGATATCTGCAACATACTCCCCATGCCCAGGGTTCAATTtactttgaaaattttgcatatttttagcgaaaacattatttaggtgatgttcttatcttatgatattagcatatgtttacattgtaaaaaatacaaactgaaaatggggagcattttgttCTGCTACACCAGGTAAATCAAACGCTGTCCATGCTACAAGTTCAAGTTGGAACTAACATCATATGGTAGctattcattatttaaatcaatttttatcaatttcaaatttgtgtgTTCAGCTCTTTCCCTATATTTCTtggaaatgaaaaaataaaaagattgcATGGATGCTCAAATCAGCAATTTGGGAATCATAAGACTTAAATGGCACCAACATGCCTATGACATACACTCATAGCAGGCAGAAGGTTAAGGGAGAGCatgtggcctaatggttagaaTATATACTTGCCTTTGGTGTATGAGGTACTGGGTTCAATTCCTAGTGGTGGAGATTTGTTCGTTTTGAACCGGGATataaaatgaatcatgaaagtattcTGTCCTTGGAGTTTAGCTGTCAGTCCCATGTACTActtcagaaatacatgtacatttttcttGCAGTCAGTTTCTAAAAATCCCATGAGTTCCCAACCTGTCGCCATTGTTAATGGAAGTAAGCTTGGAAGTAAGCTTCATAACTTGCAggttttcttgggttatccagtaGAGTTGTcaaacccaaacaaatcaaatcaaaatatacAGTGATACTTAACTGTGATTCTCaaatgcataacaataacataataaatatcaCACGTGAATGAATAGCACCGTTATGAGGTGATTAACTTACTTGTGCATGGTCATGTTTTACCATTGCAAACATTATTTTTGATTTGGTACAAATAATATTCGCATTGTCAGTGTAGATCTATACTAGACTTCGCATATGATTTTTACAATTTCTCAAGTACTtgttaaaatcaaaaatttttattgAACATGATATGCTTACATGGATGAAACTATTTTCACTGCCGGGGCATAAATATGGTAAACATGTTTCTTAAgtaatatataataatacaaaatGTTTCTTTAGAGCTTTGTTGCAATGGCTCCAAAATAATAAAGACATAGATACGGTAAAACTATTTATATCATTATGTTAGCAGTAGTTCAGCATTTTGCCATTATGAATAGCAAAGACAGAGGCACAACATTGGGcagatgaaatccatatatccctatggaagacatgaccttaatctctcaaacAGGGAGTGTAAACTTCGAATGGACGActcgatttgaaattcacaccccctttgTGTGAGAATAAGATCTTGattgtcttccatgggggtgtgtggattttaactggaatagaccatttacaattaaaaatatgtaaaaattgcataaaaatgtcTTCATGTATACATGGAGTTCACTACAATGTATGTACAaaataacattacaaataataaaatacgaGCTCCGCTTTAGCTGCATCTTGTGGGAATCACATGTTATACCACCTGTGATGTCATACTATCGGGGAGTAAAGCAGTACGGTATCATAACAGTTGTGTTCATACTTCAAGCTTAGTACCTGTCGCAGATGGTACATGTATACTATTCTagtatacaccccatatggaaggcaTGTCCTTAATCTTGCAcgcatggagtgtgaatttcaaacagggttacctgaatgggtgactccatttgatgtTTACACctgctgtgtgggagattaaaggtcaagttttccatatgtggtgtatggatttcaagtggaatggcCCAATATAAGGGCCACCTTGGTGTTATACTTATTGGGATACAAAAAAAGCAGCTCATAACATTGGTATAAAAAAGCAGATTAAAAACAAAGTATTTTACATGAACTTTTAGGTTCTTATTGCATAGCATATATAGCTTTGGCATTGATAAATCAAACTGGTTtaatgattaagtgtacatgtatGGGTTCATTGCAAGCTCACACACTCAAGGATTAAAGGAAGATGGACAATTATTATCTGAATTTAACACTTTTTTAAACATGTATCCAGTACAAGTATTGAAACTATAAAGTTCTTTTCTCATAACTTTctcttattttgtattttacgtGGATGTTGTAACAGGACAAGACTTTAAAGCAAATATCAAAACCAATTTCAATACGTACATGTGTTGTATAATAGGTTTAGTTTCTACTCCCCATGTGTTGTGTCAGCCCTGTTTTGTATTAGATGATTAGTAATAGCGTGCATTTGGCATATATGTGAAATGAAATATTATGTATGTCCTAGTGAggcattttattttactttgtaATAATGGATACATTCACATTTATGATATCTTTGGTAAATAAAATTGCATGGGAGCATCTCATAATCGGTCGTTTTGCATTAATCTTTCTGTCTTTCTGATgcgtcacatacacacacacccacccaccaccatcatcatcataccACCCCTGAGGATTGTTTGTTTCCTTAGTGGTAATAGTGTTGAGTGTGAAGTTCACAGCACAAAATTTAAACTGATAGCactctgttgtatttttgatAAGAAACAAGGCAGGAGTCCTTGAAAGTCAAGATGCAAGTACACCAAGTAAGAAAgctcaactatacttaattaataaCTGTATGGGAAACTGTTGCCAATCTCTgagaggctcaggattagaagtTAAAGTTTGCAGGGCATTGTGCAAGGAGCGAAGAGGAAGCAGCGTCAATTGttcttatgtggcagcccaaacatggaAAGCGAACAAGAGGTCCACCCAAAAAGGGATATTtcaagatgttggcagatgatatGGAATTTTAAACAGGCCAGACATCAAAAATTGTATGCTGgacagagcagtttggagagccatttaagggagtccgactacaagagtcgaTTTAAGCAAGTAAGCAGCAAGCAATTAATAActtgaattaattaattgaccTATGTTAACTATACTGTGAGAATCCAATTTGTTCCATTTTATAAATGGATGTATGATCATCAATATgtgccactatgtgaaacagcgAAAATCAACATTTAAGTATAGAAATAGCATCATCCGTCAATAATAATGTGCCGTATGCTTCAGAAACGAGCCGAAAACCCCAAATCTTCCGTGTCAAATAATGACGGATGATGTGGCGTAGGCCGTATGGTACACAAAGACACTGAAAGTTTGACATGCTCCGTTTCAGATAGTGGCATATGTGCGACTTCAAAAACATGGTGAAATCCCCAAGTcttctgtttcacatagtggcatatAGCTATTTAAATTACAGTTTAATAGTTAAATCCTTTAACTTCAATTGCAAATGGAATCGGTCCACTCAGAGATAATATTGGAGGAGTACTGACTATGTTGTTAGTAGCATACCCTTCAAACGTGTTTTTCTCAgaaacacattttgcattttgtatGCATATGTAtgcactatgtgttgcgaccgaagATGTGTATCATTGTAATgacagtgttaaaattctttcGTCATGCACAGCTGCAAATGTAAACCCGTGAAGTGCTAATTACCTTTATCAGTAGTTAAAAACTTAATATTTCTGCAAGATTAAATAATACTGTGAGAATAGCCTCTTGTTTCAGTTGGAATGTAGTTACcatagggaacaaaccaaagggTCAACAAAACCCCCAGGACAAAACTATAGTATGTATGCCTTCCTAAAggcagtaatttagatactgttttttattgtatctctaaatgtaatgaggAGTACGGTATCTAAAAGTATACATTATCAGACATAAAATCATGCATGGAATCCAACTAGCTTAACAGATtcatgcaaaaatgagcagtttttgagaaaattacaaaatttgattttactacTTGACTGCCTCATGGAAGGCATACAGACTATAGTTTCATCTTGTCAAAGTGTCGTCCCGGGGAGTGTAGTACTGTAACTTGCATCTTCCGAGGAACATGTTATTTGTTatccattgggctatttcagttgaaatctgcCATTTGTAGATGAGTTGCCTATTCAAGTAATCCAATTTGAAATCCACagtcctgtgtgggagatcaaggtcatgtcttccataggttgtGTAAGGattataactggaatagcctgatggaGAGTGAGACTTGGTCACTATGCATGGAAAGTTACTTTTACAGAACTTCAGttgtttggtttgttcccttatttaAGTTACTTAATTCCACAAAAGTTACCAAGTGTTTAGTTGTAATGTCACATCATGaaacaatttgattttgttttagttCTGCCCGTAATTTTGTTGCTTTTACTCCGTTCCGTACATCATCCAAAGTAAATGTCATAAATGACACAGTGCTCACTGTGTCAATGTACCCATTTTCATATACAATTCCAAATCTTGGACCCTGATAATCCTTATTGTTTGCATCATCATATTGCACTAAATCTGAGTAACCACTAGCCAGATCCCATATGGTCCACGGTTTACTCCACGTTTGACAACCATCTGTGCTAAGACGTATTGACATGAATATACGAATAAACGGGTCAGCAGGGTTGGAAAAGAGTACCCATGGCTGTTCCTTGTCAGATGCAGATGATTTGACTTGGCcgtattttgtccaatttttagGTGCTGTAAACCCAAGTGTGCTGCCCTGAAATGACAAATAATTGTAGAATTTGAAGAGAACTACTGAGGAAAAAAGTACTGAACAAAATCTTTTGACATTAGACTTTTTAAAGGTCTCCGTTTGTAGCACTCTGTGGTGACAAATTTGGTTTTTACATTTTGTCCAAAACCAAAATATGTttgtagatgagttgacttctgtcatcattgcctggcagtatgtgcacatcatattttgttcagggcctgtgGTTTTATAACtcctgccacatcacaataaggctattgaactgTGCAATGGTTGTATCCAGGGGAGGGGGGtatatgcagttcgctcaagcataccGATATActggtcccttgcctttgttgataaacattgaggtcaactcatctacaacatctttaaaaatattttgtgtttactgggtatggCCTAAAATAGTATGCAatggttatgagaaaaatatgagctttcttcagaTGTTACAAAAAGAGACATAATGATTACCTCACATCCTGATGCTACATCACCAATATTCTCAGGTTCTGTCAGTTCCTTGACCAATACAGGACTGCCAAAAGAATCACCTCCATCAGTACTCAATGCTTGTGCCCGAGGCTGACTTTTCGATAGTGTTCGAGAGTTGATGCAGAGAGTATTATTTGCAAGTTCTACAACTGAGGATTCACTTGTGTCTATGGCATGACCTTTGTTATCTTCTGCATATGGTACAAATCCTCCTGGACGCCAATTCTGGCCGTGGTTGTCGCTAACAAACACAACACCATGATCTGTGGTATTACTTTTGTAGGCTATAAAGAAACAAACATACAGTAAACagataaactgagctcaaaaaagaaacttatatttttcacaaggtcatatcttgaaatcctgtccatcaaattgaaccaaaattacacacagatttacttcaaaactctactcttaacacatgtcagtaaccaagcagttatccaactgacacaacagcaaaatgcactgacatgggacagcttcctggaccacattcacagcccagccctgtttcatgaaaaaagtgcatgaaaagcagaaagcagcaccgttttatcatctgtgcaaggatcttgtgtgcattctcacagattttttgtcctgggtggcaaatgttgggctgtgaaagtgaaggaagtccaggaagctgtcccatgacagtgcattttgctgttgtgtcagttgcacaactgcttggttactgacatgtgttttgagtagagtattaaggtaatcctgtgtgtaattttggttcattttgattgacagtattttaagatatgaccttgtgattcacaagttgtacaaaattataagtttctttttgagctcagtttagtataAACCCCAAACATCTGGAAATGAACAAAATCAAGTTTAGTGGTCTGGGGTTATCAATTCTAAATCTTGAGTAACTGTCATTGGTGgcgtcagaattttttttttttttttcagggggcatgggggggggggcaaagtgaatttcaggggggcaaaatcaaccaattttgcccaaaattgccgcaaaaagtggatattttcgTAACTGGTAATTGTAATTCTTAGTTTGTTTGAAATCTTTTAAGATTAAAATACCTTTAAGCCTTATTGGTGTGGGTATCTTTTCTGAAGATTCCAAAGTTCATAATTGATTGGAGTTGTGCATTGGAGGGGaggaaataatacaaaacaaCTGATGTAAGTGCTCATCCCtacattaaaaaatacattaCTAAGAGTCGCCGTTCCAAAgaaaagaatatatattcctgtgATCATGAAACGCAAACCCTATTCACAGTTTCCCAAAACAGGGAACATTCTTC
Above is a genomic segment from Amphiura filiformis chromosome 17, Afil_fr2py, whole genome shotgun sequence containing:
- the LOC140138072 gene encoding endothelial differentiation-related factor 1 homolog, with the translated sequence MSYDQDTEVTYLRKNPRKSELKTNQAINQARRPGQDVVTSKKYGAGGNKKTATDKNTAKLDRETEELHHDRVPLEVGKLIQRGRQDKEMTQKDLATRINEKPQVINDYEAGRAIPNQQVLAKIERVIGMKLRGKEKGQPLQPKGKKK